A section of the Candidatus Thioglobus autotrophicus genome encodes:
- a CDS encoding BON domain-containing protein: protein MKKLLISAVLIANSLLLTGCLPVIQGASTMSTIITTTNDRRSAGEVLDDRTIMFRMLAWPNQDSALEDVHLNFMVYNKSVLITGEVPSNAVLKYTIEQAQIQDPKIKQVFNEITVGPNSGLLSRSKDAAITAQVETLFHDQEVFHPTLVRVMTESQTVYLMGAVTQREAQKAVKVASKAKWAKKIVKRFDYLKTRPAAEIERDRQREIAAQKKAELLKKQAELDAKKAELKRQIQELNGGSAMEGTPF from the coding sequence TGTTTGCCTGTTATTCAAGGTGCTTCAACGATGAGCACCATTATCACCACCACTAATGACAGACGCAGTGCAGGTGAAGTACTAGATGATAGAACCATTATGTTTAGAATGCTCGCTTGGCCAAACCAAGATAGCGCCTTAGAGGATGTACATCTTAACTTTATGGTGTATAACAAAAGCGTGCTAATTACCGGTGAAGTACCTAGTAATGCAGTACTTAAGTACACAATTGAACAAGCCCAAATTCAAGATCCAAAAATCAAACAAGTATTTAACGAAATAACCGTTGGTCCAAACAGCGGGCTGTTAAGTCGCTCTAAAGATGCGGCTATCACTGCACAAGTGGAGACCTTGTTTCATGACCAAGAGGTGTTTCATCCAACCCTTGTCAGGGTGATGACTGAGAGCCAAACGGTTTACCTAATGGGTGCGGTGACACAGCGTGAGGCGCAAAAAGCAGTTAAAGTTGCCTCTAAAGCCAAGTGGGCCAAAAAAATTGTTAAGCGTTTTGATTACTTGAAGACTCGCCCGGCCGCTGAAATTGAACGCGATCGACAAAGAGAAATAGCGGCGCAGAAAAAAGCCGAGCTATTGAAAAAACAAGCAGAGCTTGATGCTAAAAAAGCAGAATTAAAACGCCAAATTCAAGAATTGAATGGTGGTAGTGCCATGGAAGGCACGCCTTTTTAA
- the purD gene encoding phosphoribosylamine--glycine ligase, translated as MKVLVIGAGGREHALAWQCAKFDNVKEVFVAPGNAGTELEDKLTNVDIGAEDINGLIKFAQDNQIDISIVGPEAPLVIGVVDRFQAQGLAIFGPTEAASQLEGSKAFCKDFLDRNNIPTAYYDVFTEVDPAVKYVQEKGTPIVIKADGLAAGKGVIIANTEAEAVVAINDMLEGNRFGEAGSRVVIEEFLVGEEASFIVMVDGKNILPMATSQDHKARDNGDQGPNTGGMGAYSPAPIVTDEIFQDVMERVIRPTVDGMAAEGNSYTGFLYAGLMIDQQGNSKVLEYNCRFGDPETQPIMMRLKSNLAELCLLATQGKLDEAEIKWDNRSAMGVVLAANGYPDAYPSGEVIGLPTDSSDAKVFHAGTKIQGAKVLTSGGRVLCATALGADTKQAQTNAYQLLEKIDWPSAYYRTDIGFKAL; from the coding sequence ATGAAAGTTTTAGTAATTGGCGCAGGCGGCCGCGAGCATGCCTTAGCTTGGCAGTGTGCTAAGTTTGATAATGTTAAAGAGGTTTTTGTGGCACCGGGCAATGCGGGTACCGAGCTAGAAGATAAGCTGACCAACGTTGATATCGGTGCTGAGGATATTAACGGTCTGATTAAATTCGCCCAAGATAATCAAATTGATATCAGCATTGTTGGCCCGGAAGCGCCACTAGTAATTGGCGTAGTAGATCGTTTTCAAGCGCAAGGACTGGCTATTTTTGGCCCAACTGAAGCCGCTTCACAACTCGAAGGCTCAAAAGCATTTTGTAAAGATTTTTTGGATCGTAACAATATTCCAACCGCCTATTATGATGTTTTTACTGAGGTTGATCCTGCGGTTAAGTACGTACAAGAAAAAGGCACACCGATTGTTATTAAGGCAGATGGTTTGGCCGCAGGCAAAGGCGTTATCATTGCCAATACTGAAGCTGAAGCAGTTGTTGCAATTAACGATATGCTAGAAGGAAATCGCTTTGGCGAAGCGGGTTCACGTGTTGTTATTGAAGAGTTTTTAGTTGGCGAAGAGGCTAGTTTTATTGTGATGGTAGATGGCAAAAATATCTTACCAATGGCCACCTCGCAAGACCATAAAGCGCGAGATAATGGCGATCAAGGCCCGAACACAGGCGGCATGGGTGCTTATTCTCCAGCGCCAATTGTGACCGATGAGATATTTCAAGATGTCATGGAACGTGTTATTCGTCCAACAGTTGACGGCATGGCAGCTGAGGGAAATTCTTATACCGGATTTTTATACGCCGGGCTGATGATTGACCAGCAGGGTAACTCCAAAGTACTAGAATATAATTGCCGTTTTGGCGATCCTGAAACTCAACCTATTATGATGCGCCTTAAGTCTAATCTGGCAGAATTATGTCTATTGGCCACCCAAGGTAAATTGGACGAAGCAGAAATTAAGTGGGATAATCGCTCGGCTATGGGTGTAGTGTTAGCAGCCAATGGCTATCCAGATGCTTACCCGTCTGGCGAGGTTATTGGCTTGCCTACGGATAGTAGTGACGCCAAAGTATTTCATGCAGGCACCAAAATACAGGGCGCCAAGGTGCTTACTAGTGGTGGGCGAGTTTTGTGTGCAACAGCTTTGGGTGCAGACACTAAGCAAGCGCAAACTAATGCTTACCAGCTGCTTGAGAAAATTGATTGGCCAAGTGCTTATTATCGAACCGATATTGGCTTTAAAGCGCTTTAG
- the rnhB gene encoding ribonuclease HII gives MIIIGVDEAGRGPLVGSVVAGAVVLPSKFELPELTDSKKLSEKKRETLYALITQQCQWAVGESSVQEIDEINILQATMLAMKRAVENLNLKYDQVLVDGNRCPDVQYCTAIVKGDLTEPVISAASIIAKVTRDRQMLKLDKQYPQYGFAQHKGYGTKIHLAALKQHGAIQGQHRASFAPIKRLIG, from the coding sequence ATGATTATTATTGGCGTTGATGAAGCAGGTCGTGGCCCATTAGTGGGCTCGGTGGTTGCGGGTGCCGTGGTACTGCCAAGCAAGTTTGAGCTGCCCGAACTAACCGATTCTAAAAAACTCAGTGAGAAAAAGCGAGAAACCTTATACGCCCTTATTACTCAGCAATGTCAATGGGCGGTGGGCGAGTCTAGTGTACAAGAGATTGATGAAATTAATATTTTGCAAGCTACAATGCTAGCGATGAAGCGCGCTGTAGAAAATCTCAATCTTAAATATGACCAAGTTTTAGTCGATGGCAATCGCTGCCCTGATGTGCAATATTGCACGGCAATCGTTAAAGGGGATTTAACAGAACCTGTTATTTCAGCAGCATCCATTATTGCTAAAGTGACTCGTGATAGGCAAATGTTGAAACTAGATAAGCAATATCCTCAGTATGGATTTGCTCAGCATAAGGGTTACGGTACTAAAATACACCTAGCGGCGCTCAAACAGCATGGCGCTATTCAAGGCCAGCACCGAGCTTCGTTCGCTCCAATTAAACGTTTAATCGGTTAA
- a CDS encoding D-amino acid dehydrogenase: MKVLVAGSGIIGITSAYYLAKSGHEVTVIEQESEPALGTSFANAGQLSYGMSSPWAGPGIPIKAMKWLAAKYAPLIINPKLTLLTLKFLFRILKNCTASRYEINKSRMVRVSKCSQQAIVEMVQEHDFDFELRSHGLLQVFRTQAQLDAAKKDMAVLDAYQVKYELLDVEGCIKAEPALVHVKEKIKGGLRYLEDQSANCFLFANHLTKICKQMGVKFEFNVSIQQINAKHKKITSIQTDQGNYQADKYVIALGSQSADILAPLGIHLPIYPVKGYSITLPIKNDADAPQGTLMDETYKVAITRLGDIVRVAGIAELTGYDKTLSDSGDRITQFVLHDLFPKATDQVPDDQLWAGLRPMTPDGTPIIGKTPYDNLLLNTGHGTLGWTMSLGSAKVINSLVSEQTPEIDIEGLSMFRYQ; encoded by the coding sequence ATGAAAGTTTTAGTTGCAGGTAGTGGAATTATAGGCATTACTTCGGCCTATTATTTGGCAAAATCTGGCCACGAAGTGACTGTCATCGAGCAAGAGTCAGAGCCGGCACTAGGAACAAGTTTTGCCAATGCGGGGCAGTTATCATACGGCATGTCATCGCCTTGGGCAGGGCCTGGAATTCCTATCAAGGCCATGAAATGGCTAGCGGCAAAGTATGCGCCTTTAATTATCAACCCAAAACTCACCCTATTAACGCTTAAGTTTTTATTTAGAATCTTAAAAAACTGCACTGCCAGTCGTTATGAGATTAATAAATCTCGTATGGTTCGAGTCTCAAAATGCTCTCAGCAGGCCATTGTTGAAATGGTTCAAGAACATGATTTTGATTTTGAGCTAAGAAGCCATGGCTTGTTGCAAGTTTTTAGAACGCAAGCGCAGCTTGATGCCGCCAAAAAAGATATGGCAGTTTTGGATGCTTATCAGGTTAAGTATGAGTTACTAGATGTAGAGGGCTGTATTAAGGCCGAACCCGCGCTTGTCCATGTCAAGGAGAAAATCAAGGGCGGGTTGCGCTACTTGGAAGATCAGAGTGCTAATTGCTTTTTGTTTGCCAACCATTTAACAAAAATTTGTAAGCAAATGGGGGTGAAGTTTGAGTTTAATGTGAGTATTCAGCAGATTAACGCCAAGCACAAAAAAATTACCAGCATTCAAACAGATCAAGGCAATTATCAGGCTGATAAATATGTAATTGCTTTGGGCAGTCAATCAGCTGACATCTTGGCGCCACTCGGCATACATCTGCCAATCTATCCAGTTAAGGGCTACTCTATTACCTTGCCTATTAAAAACGATGCAGACGCGCCACAGGGTACACTAATGGATGAAACCTACAAAGTAGCCATTACCAGGCTAGGCGACATTGTGCGTGTTGCCGGTATTGCTGAGCTAACAGGATACGACAAAACACTGTCAGATTCTGGCGACCGCATAACCCAGTTTGTACTCCATGACTTATTCCCCAAAGCGACAGATCAAGTGCCAGATGACCAACTTTGGGCAGGCTTGCGCCCTATGACGCCTGATGGAACACCCATTATTGGTAAAACACCTTATGATAATTTATTATTAAACACCGGACACGGAACGCTAGGCTGGACCATGAGCTTAGGTTCTGCAAAGGTGATTAATTCACTTGTATCTGAGCAGACACCCGAGATAGACATCGAAGGTCTTAGCATGTTTCGATACCAATAA
- the infB gene encoding translation initiation factor IF-2, with amino-acid sequence MAHTVETLSKLLKKTPDEVITILTNAGIEGKQADSDISAEERKILMGSLSKRSSSKSSISVSRKPSGKTTNSTSGGVKVQVKKKRVKQVVAEAETETGVNEAALAAQAALDAGRDADEKLLAQDAKRLEMVRLQKEQADALKTQKDTANQEQETAKTEDKVEEKAAEKSKEAKPAEDKKPQRLRNTANNKAPGRKQLHVARHNPNRKLKKKDRTRLSQKIQEEQAQHGFQKPVEKVMHEIAVPENIKVSDLAQKMTTKAGEVLKVLMGMGVMATLNDVIDQDTALLVVEEMGHKGVVSVEETIEDVLVEKSKPIGDETARPPVVTIMGHVDHGKTSLLDYIRQAKIADGEAGGITQHIGSYQVETANGKITFIDTPGHAAFSKMRSRGANATDLIILVVAADDGVMPQTIESIKHAKKAGVPIIVAINKIDKEGADLDKIKQVLSTHDVISEDWGGDVMMVPVSAHTGEGIDALLEAITLTAEVLEFSAVAKGPANGTVLEARLEKGRGKVTTILVQSGTLKKGDIMIAGLEYGKVKQIVNDQGKVLKEAGPSTPVEVLGLSGVPNSGDEVLVVESERKAREVADFRKTKEREAELQRQQASKMENFLQKMEEGDVSTVNVLLKSDVRGSAQALVEALEELSTDEVRVKVVSSGVGGISNTDITLAATSEALVLGFNVRADTMARKMADSEGVRIEYYSIIYNLIDDVKAIMSGLLSPALSENIIGIANVKDVFRSQKLGDIAGCMVQEGVVRRDSPIRVLRDSVVIFEGELESLRRFKDDVKEVKSGTECGIGVAGYNDVQPGDQIEVFERIETARTL; translated from the coding sequence ATGGCACATACAGTTGAAACTTTATCCAAACTACTGAAAAAGACACCCGATGAGGTAATTACCATTCTAACGAATGCGGGCATTGAGGGTAAACAAGCAGATTCTGATATTTCCGCTGAGGAAAGAAAGATTTTAATGGGTAGCTTATCAAAGCGCTCATCGAGTAAATCTAGCATATCGGTTTCTCGCAAACCTAGTGGCAAAACCACCAATAGCACCAGTGGCGGTGTTAAGGTTCAAGTTAAGAAAAAGCGCGTCAAACAAGTAGTGGCTGAAGCTGAAACCGAAACAGGCGTCAACGAAGCGGCATTAGCCGCGCAAGCTGCACTAGATGCAGGACGTGATGCAGATGAAAAATTATTAGCACAAGATGCCAAGCGCTTAGAAATGGTGCGCTTACAAAAAGAGCAAGCTGATGCATTAAAGACGCAAAAAGACACGGCCAATCAAGAACAAGAAACTGCTAAAACAGAAGACAAGGTAGAAGAGAAAGCAGCGGAAAAGTCTAAAGAGGCAAAGCCAGCGGAAGATAAAAAACCGCAAAGATTGCGTAATACGGCTAACAATAAAGCCCCTGGGCGTAAACAACTACATGTTGCCAGACATAATCCAAATCGCAAACTGAAAAAGAAAGACAGAACTCGATTAAGCCAAAAGATTCAAGAAGAGCAGGCACAACATGGCTTCCAAAAGCCAGTTGAAAAAGTCATGCATGAAATTGCTGTGCCAGAGAATATTAAAGTGAGTGATCTTGCACAGAAAATGACCACCAAGGCCGGCGAAGTTTTAAAGGTGTTGATGGGTATGGGTGTTATGGCCACCTTAAACGACGTTATTGACCAAGACACTGCCTTATTAGTGGTCGAGGAAATGGGGCACAAAGGAGTTGTCAGCGTTGAAGAAACGATTGAAGATGTATTAGTTGAAAAGTCAAAGCCAATAGGTGATGAAACAGCTAGACCGCCAGTGGTTACTATTATGGGCCACGTTGATCACGGTAAAACATCATTATTAGACTATATTCGTCAAGCTAAGATAGCAGATGGTGAAGCGGGCGGCATTACTCAGCATATTGGCTCATACCAGGTTGAAACCGCTAACGGAAAAATTACTTTTATTGACACACCAGGACACGCAGCTTTCTCAAAAATGCGCTCACGTGGTGCAAATGCAACAGACCTTATTATTTTGGTTGTGGCGGCTGATGATGGCGTGATGCCGCAGACGATTGAGTCTATTAAGCACGCTAAAAAAGCTGGCGTTCCAATCATCGTTGCTATCAATAAGATTGATAAAGAAGGTGCAGATCTAGACAAGATTAAGCAAGTACTGTCAACACATGATGTGATCTCAGAAGACTGGGGTGGCGATGTTATGATGGTGCCAGTATCAGCTCATACTGGCGAGGGTATTGACGCACTGCTTGAAGCAATTACGCTAACGGCAGAAGTATTAGAGTTTTCAGCAGTGGCCAAAGGCCCAGCAAACGGTACTGTGCTAGAAGCTCGATTAGAAAAAGGCCGTGGTAAAGTAACCACGATTTTAGTACAATCAGGCACTTTAAAGAAAGGCGATATTATGATTGCCGGCCTAGAATACGGCAAGGTCAAACAAATTGTTAACGACCAAGGAAAGGTTCTTAAAGAAGCTGGCCCATCAACACCAGTTGAGGTGTTAGGTTTGTCTGGTGTGCCAAATTCTGGTGACGAAGTCTTGGTGGTTGAAAGTGAGCGTAAAGCGCGCGAAGTAGCCGACTTTAGGAAAACCAAAGAGCGCGAAGCAGAGCTGCAAAGACAGCAAGCTTCGAAGATGGAGAACTTCTTACAGAAGATGGAAGAAGGCGATGTTTCAACGGTTAATGTATTACTTAAGTCAGATGTTCGTGGCTCAGCCCAGGCATTAGTTGAGGCTCTAGAAGAGTTATCAACGGACGAAGTGAGAGTTAAAGTAGTATCAAGCGGTGTTGGTGGTATTAGTAATACTGACATTACACTAGCAGCTACTTCAGAAGCTTTAGTGCTTGGCTTTAATGTTCGTGCTGATACTATGGCTAGAAAAATGGCAGATAGCGAAGGTGTTCGTATTGAGTATTACTCAATTATCTATAACTTAATCGATGATGTTAAAGCTATTATGAGCGGCCTATTAAGCCCAGCACTCAGCGAAAATATTATTGGTATTGCCAATGTGAAAGATGTATTCAGATCACAAAAACTTGGCGATATTGCTGGTTGTATGGTTCAAGAAGGTGTGGTTAGAAGAGACTCGCCAATTCGTGTATTGCGTGACAGCGTTGTTATCTTTGAGGGTGAGTTAGAGTCATTAAGACGCTTTAAAGATGACGTTAAAGAGGTTAAGTCAGGTACTGAGTGTGGTATCGGTGTTGCAGGTTATAACGATGTTCAGCCGGGTGATCAGATTGAGGTCTTTGAGCGTATTGAGACGGCTCGTACTTTATAA
- the rbfA gene encoding 30S ribosome-binding factor RbfA, translating to MAQQDSFRIERINELVRRELVTLLKNETKDPRLANVVITDVLTSRDLSAAKVYYTVSEQDQKEVEILLNKASGFFRSRLSKTVDLRHTPALRFMFDPAPNTGARIDDLLSKL from the coding sequence ATGGCACAACAAGATTCCTTTAGAATTGAACGCATTAACGAGTTGGTTCGCCGTGAATTAGTAACGTTATTAAAAAACGAAACTAAAGACCCTCGACTGGCTAACGTGGTTATTACCGATGTGCTAACTAGTCGTGATTTGAGTGCTGCCAAGGTTTATTACACAGTATCTGAGCAAGATCAGAAAGAGGTTGAGATATTGTTGAATAAAGCCTCAGGATTCTTTCGTTCGCGCCTTTCAAAAACAGTTGATTTGCGTCATACACCTGCGTTGAGATTTATGTTTGATCCTGCACCTAATACCGGTGCAAGAATAGACGACCTACTTTCTAAGCTGTAA
- the nusA gene encoding transcription termination factor NusA: protein MDGKELFLIVEAISNEKNISKEDVFESLEEALAVATKKRKEIDAHVEIDRKTGEFHTFRQWMVIDDKENFVDDDGTPFDPELHIYEKDANGVAVDDFVREPIETEAFGRIAAQIVKQVIIQKVREAEREVIVHDYTQRVGEVIMVTVKRVDRGNVYVDMGGVDGMISKFDLIPNESVRKNDRLRAYIKEVKSSVRGAQIFLSRTVPEMMIQLFEMEVPEISEGVIEIMGGARDPGLRSKLAVKAKDKRLDPIGSCIGMRGARVQAVSNELNGERVDIILWDEDPAQFVINAMAPAEVSSIVVDEDRNAMDIAVEEDQLALAIGRGGQNIKLAARLTGWKLNVMSTADADEKQAEEAQKASGKLADKLGVDGEVAGVLLEEGFTSVSDIADADAATLEGIEEFDATMVEELQERAADAQLVQALGDADASEALTSVEGVDSDLADALIEAEITTVDDLAELSIDELLEIQVMDKEKASGVIMTARENEGWFD from the coding sequence ATGGACGGTAAAGAATTATTTTTGATAGTTGAAGCAATCTCTAATGAAAAGAACATCTCAAAAGAGGATGTTTTTGAATCATTAGAAGAGGCACTAGCAGTTGCTACAAAAAAACGCAAAGAGATTGATGCTCATGTAGAAATTGACCGTAAAACTGGCGAATTTCATACCTTTAGACAGTGGATGGTTATCGATGACAAAGAAAACTTTGTTGATGATGATGGTACGCCATTTGATCCAGAATTGCATATTTATGAAAAAGATGCCAATGGTGTTGCTGTAGATGATTTTGTACGCGAGCCGATTGAAACTGAAGCGTTTGGTCGTATTGCGGCGCAGATCGTTAAGCAAGTTATTATTCAGAAAGTTCGTGAAGCAGAAAGAGAAGTTATTGTTCATGATTACACTCAACGTGTTGGCGAGGTGATTATGGTAACGGTTAAGCGTGTTGATCGCGGTAATGTGTATGTTGACATGGGCGGTGTTGATGGCATGATTTCTAAATTTGACCTAATCCCAAATGAGTCAGTACGTAAGAATGATCGATTAAGAGCTTATATTAAAGAGGTTAAGTCATCTGTACGTGGTGCGCAAATTTTCTTATCTCGCACTGTTCCAGAGATGATGATCCAGTTATTTGAAATGGAAGTGCCTGAAATTTCAGAAGGTGTGATTGAAATTATGGGCGGCGCTAGAGATCCAGGATTGCGCTCAAAACTTGCGGTTAAGGCAAAAGATAAACGCCTAGACCCAATTGGCTCTTGTATTGGTATGCGTGGTGCACGCGTTCAAGCAGTTTCAAACGAGCTGAATGGTGAGCGTGTTGATATTATTCTTTGGGATGAAGATCCTGCACAATTTGTGATTAACGCGATGGCGCCAGCAGAGGTAAGCTCTATTGTAGTTGATGAAGATCGTAACGCAATGGATATTGCAGTTGAAGAAGATCAACTAGCCTTAGCGATCGGCCGTGGTGGTCAAAATATTAAATTAGCAGCACGCTTAACAGGCTGGAAGCTAAACGTCATGTCAACTGCAGATGCAGATGAGAAGCAAGCTGAAGAAGCGCAAAAAGCCAGTGGCAAACTTGCTGATAAACTAGGTGTTGATGGCGAAGTGGCTGGTGTACTATTAGAAGAGGGCTTTACCAGTGTTAGTGATATTGCAGATGCAGACGCGGCAACATTGGAAGGTATTGAAGAGTTTGATGCTACTATGGTTGAAGAGCTACAAGAGCGCGCAGCAGATGCACAACTGGTGCAAGCATTGGGCGATGCTGATGCTTCTGAGGCTTTAACGAGTGTTGAGGGTGTGGATTCTGATTTAGCTGACGCCTTGATTGAAGCGGAAATAACAACGGTTGATGATTTGGCAGAGCTGTCTATTGACGAGTTGCTTGAGATTCAAGTTATGGACAAAGAAAAAGCCTCAGGTGTTATCATGACGGCAAGAGAAAATGAAGGATGGTTTGATTAA
- the truB gene encoding tRNA pseudouridine(55) synthase TruB, which produces MSRRNPKGRDINGIVLLDKDTGLSSNAALQKVKRLFSAKKAGHTGSLDPLASGILPICLGQATKVAQFLLDDNKRYFVRGKLGENTDTLDCEGEVVQTQEHKHLSEATIKKATMSFVGDILQIPPMYSALKKDGQPLYKLARQGIEIERPPRPVTIHNIDFISYDKGIITLDVSCSKGTYIRSLIQDIGNQLGCGAHVIELRRTGFAHIDISETIKFSELETLVTEDFKSLDAYIFPSEQMLPNIQNVSLDVQQTIDIKYGRSILSEQKTEQHTVKLFDPQQQFLGIGELTPDGVIAPKRLFV; this is translated from the coding sequence ATGTCACGGCGCAACCCAAAGGGCAGAGATATTAATGGTATTGTCTTGTTGGATAAAGACACCGGACTAAGCTCCAATGCCGCCCTACAAAAGGTTAAACGACTTTTTTCTGCTAAAAAAGCAGGGCATACAGGTAGTTTAGATCCGCTTGCTAGTGGCATTTTGCCGATTTGTCTAGGTCAGGCAACCAAGGTGGCTCAATTTTTACTTGATGATAATAAGCGCTATTTTGTTCGTGGCAAGCTGGGGGAGAATACCGATACGCTCGACTGTGAGGGGGAAGTTGTGCAAACCCAGGAACATAAGCACTTAAGCGAAGCGACTATCAAAAAAGCCACCATGAGTTTTGTTGGCGACATCTTGCAAATTCCACCCATGTATTCAGCACTAAAGAAAGACGGCCAACCGCTGTATAAACTAGCACGCCAAGGTATTGAGATTGAGCGCCCGCCCCGCCCCGTAACTATTCATAATATTGATTTTATCAGCTATGACAAAGGCATTATCACCCTAGATGTGAGTTGCTCTAAGGGTACTTATATTCGTAGTTTAATTCAAGATATTGGTAATCAGCTGGGCTGTGGTGCGCATGTCATTGAGCTTAGGCGTACAGGGTTTGCGCATATTGATATTAGTGAAACCATTAAATTTTCTGAACTAGAGACGCTTGTTACTGAAGATTTTAAATCTCTCGACGCGTATATTTTTCCCAGTGAACAGATGTTGCCTAATATTCAAAATGTTAGCTTAGATGTGCAACAAACTATAGATATTAAATACGGGCGAAGCATTCTTTCAGAGCAAAAAACTGAGCAGCATACGGTTAAATTGTTTGATCCTCAACAACAGTTTTTAGGCATTGGCGAATTAACACCAGATGGTGTCATTGCACCCAAACGTCTTTTTGTTTAA